In Microbulbifer celer, a single window of DNA contains:
- the betA gene encoding choline dehydrogenase gives MNQDNFDQTFDYIVVGAGSAGAIVASRLSEDRDTRVLLLEYGGKDNSIFIRMPTALSIPLNMPKYDWEFYTEPEPGLKGRRIHQARGKVIGGSSSINGMAFVRGCKGDYEEWAKMGATGWAYADVLPYFKRSETCVYGEDAYRGGDGPITACNGNNMQNPLYRAFIEAGKQAGYGFTEDYNGYRQEGFGRMDMSVRDGVRCSTALAYLKPALGRSNLELKMHALTTRVVMEGKRAVGVEYEQHGKKFRARATREVILSASAFNSPKLLMLSGIGPSAHLKEHGIDVVHDLPGVGQNLHDHLEVWVQQECTQDITLNGVLGPLSKAWIGLQWLLFKRGLGASNHFESNGYIRSRAGLEWPDIQYHFLAGAIAYDGSSAVKGHGFQAHLGCNKPLSRGWVKLKSTDPRQQPEMFFNYLDREEDKQAFRAGLQFTREIFAQAAMDPYRGREIEPGKDVQSNDEIDNWVAETAETAYHPAGSCRMGTDGMAVVDPECRVHGVENLRVVDSSIMPTVTNGNLNAPTIMIGEKGADHIRGKGMLKPSDADSATADNWQHSQREHPPERSR, from the coding sequence ATGAATCAAGATAACTTCGACCAGACCTTTGACTACATCGTGGTAGGCGCCGGCTCCGCCGGTGCCATTGTCGCCAGTCGCCTCTCCGAAGATCGCGACACCAGGGTGCTGCTGCTGGAGTACGGCGGCAAGGACAACTCCATATTCATACGCATGCCCACCGCGTTGTCGATTCCGCTCAATATGCCCAAGTACGATTGGGAGTTTTACACCGAGCCAGAGCCGGGACTGAAGGGACGCCGTATCCACCAAGCGCGCGGTAAGGTGATCGGCGGATCATCCTCTATCAATGGCATGGCGTTCGTGCGCGGTTGTAAAGGGGACTATGAAGAGTGGGCAAAAATGGGCGCGACTGGTTGGGCCTACGCCGACGTATTGCCATACTTCAAACGTTCGGAAACCTGTGTTTACGGCGAGGATGCCTACCGCGGTGGCGACGGTCCGATAACCGCATGCAACGGTAACAATATGCAGAACCCGCTTTACCGCGCTTTTATTGAAGCGGGTAAGCAGGCAGGGTACGGCTTCACCGAAGACTACAATGGTTATCGCCAGGAGGGGTTTGGACGCATGGATATGTCCGTGCGTGACGGCGTCCGCTGCTCAACCGCCCTGGCCTATCTCAAGCCCGCGTTAGGTCGCAGTAATCTCGAGCTTAAAATGCACGCTCTCACCACCCGCGTGGTCATGGAAGGCAAAAGGGCGGTGGGTGTCGAGTACGAGCAGCACGGGAAAAAATTCCGTGCACGGGCAACACGCGAGGTCATTCTCTCCGCCAGCGCTTTCAACTCACCGAAGCTGCTGATGCTGTCCGGTATTGGCCCCTCAGCACATCTCAAAGAACACGGTATCGACGTGGTGCATGATCTGCCGGGCGTTGGCCAGAATCTGCACGACCACCTGGAAGTGTGGGTACAGCAGGAGTGTACTCAGGATATCACCTTGAACGGCGTGCTCGGTCCCCTTTCCAAGGCCTGGATCGGCCTCCAGTGGTTGCTGTTCAAACGCGGCCTTGGCGCTTCCAATCATTTCGAATCCAACGGCTATATCCGCAGTCGCGCGGGTCTCGAGTGGCCCGATATCCAGTATCACTTTCTCGCCGGTGCGATTGCTTACGACGGTTCCAGTGCCGTCAAAGGCCACGGGTTTCAGGCGCATCTGGGATGTAACAAACCACTCAGTCGCGGCTGGGTAAAGCTGAAGTCCACCGATCCGCGACAGCAGCCCGAGATGTTTTTCAATTATCTGGACCGGGAAGAGGACAAACAGGCCTTCCGCGCCGGCTTGCAGTTCACCCGGGAAATATTCGCCCAAGCGGCCATGGACCCATACCGGGGCCGTGAAATTGAACCCGGCAAGGATGTCCAGAGCAACGACGAGATAGACAACTGGGTAGCGGAGACCGCAGAGACCGCCTATCACCCTGCCGGTAGCTGTCGTATGGGAACGGATGGGATGGCCGTGGTGGATCCAGAGTGTCGGGTACACGGCGTGGAGAACCTGCGCGTAGTCGATTCTTCCATCATGCCGACCGTCACCAATGGCAACCTGAATGCACCGACAATCATGATCGGGGAAAAGGGGGCCGACCATATTCGCGGCAAAGGCATGCTGAAGCCTTCCGATGCCGACAGCGCTACTGCCGATAACTGGCAACACAGCCAGCGTGAGCACCCCCCGGAAAGATCCCGGTAA
- the betT gene encoding choline BCCT transporter BetT has product MHNAKSSEDTSKATAEEAKLKPLVFYSSVIGITLFSLWAMFFTEQAGTVIYGVLGWISGSFGWFYFLAVVAFLVFVIVIAVSKYGDIKLGPDHAEPEFNIVTWAAMLFAAGIGIDLIFYCIVEPLTQFMTPPTGEGGTVEAARRAMALTFLHWGLSGWGIYTLVGMALAFFSYRHGLPLTIRSALYPLFGKRIYGPIGNTVDIAAVLGTVFGVATSLGIGIIQLNFGLNYMFGIPEGTATQAVLAVLIVVFAAVSAATGVERGIRRLSEFNMLLAIALMLFVLFSGKTRFLLDAFVTNLGDYIQHFVELSFNTFAFDPPQDWLNAWTIFFWAWWIAWGPFVGLFLARISRGRTIRAFVAGTLILPFVFMAAWMAIMGNAAIDMVLGGAVEFGEKATGNPGSAIYLFLEEMPWTTLSTIAVTILSIVFFVTSGDSGSLVLSNLTCRLENPNHDAPPWMRILWAAIIGIVTLALLMTDGLAALQSAVVIMGLPFAFVLILMMLGLSKALRMEGLKTASMQDSLSGHLSGRTTSREGHSNWSQRLSRAISFPTLKQVEQFIERTAHPALEAVKEELSEKSYPVTLSEGKGDDLHLKLYVELGEEVDFTYEIWPRQCSMPAFTLRAEKPRSSYYRLEPHLREGGLTYDLMGYTREQLIGDVVDHFEAHLQYLHMRRELSSRTPGEEGEPGPA; this is encoded by the coding sequence ATGCACAACGCGAAATCATCAGAAGATACGTCAAAGGCCACTGCCGAAGAAGCCAAGCTTAAACCGCTGGTGTTTTACAGCTCTGTCATCGGGATAACCCTGTTTTCTCTGTGGGCCATGTTCTTCACCGAACAAGCCGGCACTGTCATTTACGGCGTGCTCGGGTGGATATCCGGGAGCTTCGGCTGGTTCTACTTTCTGGCGGTCGTAGCCTTCCTGGTGTTTGTAATCGTCATTGCCGTTTCCAAATACGGTGATATCAAGCTCGGACCTGATCATGCAGAACCGGAATTCAATATAGTGACCTGGGCCGCGATGCTGTTTGCTGCAGGCATCGGCATCGATTTAATTTTTTACTGTATCGTCGAGCCGCTGACCCAGTTCATGACACCGCCAACTGGTGAAGGCGGTACCGTGGAGGCCGCCCGTCGGGCAATGGCCCTGACCTTCCTGCACTGGGGGCTGTCGGGATGGGGCATTTATACCCTGGTGGGGATGGCGCTCGCTTTCTTCAGCTACCGCCACGGCCTGCCGCTGACCATCCGCTCCGCACTGTACCCATTGTTTGGTAAGCGGATCTATGGCCCCATCGGCAATACCGTGGATATTGCCGCGGTGCTGGGCACTGTGTTTGGTGTTGCTACCAGCCTGGGCATCGGCATCATTCAGCTCAACTTCGGGCTGAATTATATGTTCGGTATACCGGAAGGAACGGCAACCCAGGCGGTACTGGCAGTATTAATTGTGGTCTTCGCGGCGGTGTCCGCGGCTACCGGCGTCGAGCGGGGAATTCGACGGCTTTCCGAGTTCAATATGCTGCTCGCCATCGCCCTGATGCTGTTTGTCCTTTTCAGCGGTAAAACCCGCTTTCTGCTGGACGCCTTTGTCACCAACCTCGGGGATTATATCCAGCACTTTGTCGAGCTATCGTTTAACACCTTTGCCTTTGACCCGCCACAGGACTGGCTCAACGCCTGGACCATCTTCTTCTGGGCGTGGTGGATCGCCTGGGGTCCATTTGTGGGGCTATTTCTGGCGCGTATCTCCCGCGGTCGAACCATCCGCGCCTTTGTCGCCGGCACACTGATACTGCCATTTGTATTCATGGCAGCGTGGATGGCCATTATGGGTAATGCCGCCATCGACATGGTGCTTGGTGGAGCGGTGGAGTTCGGCGAAAAAGCAACAGGAAACCCTGGTTCAGCCATATACCTGTTCCTGGAGGAGATGCCATGGACCACCCTGAGCACTATCGCGGTGACCATCCTCTCTATCGTATTTTTCGTCACCTCGGGGGACTCAGGTTCACTGGTGTTATCCAACCTCACTTGCAGGCTGGAGAACCCCAACCATGATGCGCCCCCATGGATGCGCATTCTGTGGGCTGCCATTATCGGCATTGTCACCCTCGCGCTGCTGATGACAGACGGCCTGGCAGCGTTGCAAAGCGCAGTAGTGATCATGGGCCTCCCTTTCGCGTTCGTGCTGATACTGATGATGCTCGGCCTGTCGAAGGCCTTGCGTATGGAAGGTCTCAAAACCGCAAGCATGCAGGACTCACTGTCCGGCCATCTGTCGGGACGCACTACGTCACGGGAAGGACACAGCAACTGGAGCCAACGGCTTTCCCGCGCAATCAGTTTTCCCACTTTGAAACAGGTGGAACAATTCATCGAACGCACCGCACACCCCGCCCTTGAAGCCGTAAAAGAGGAGCTGTCGGAAAAATCGTATCCAGTCACCCTGTCTGAAGGCAAGGGGGACGACCTGCACCTGAAACTCTACGTGGAGCTCGGTGAAGAAGTCGATTTCACTTATGAGATCTGGCCGCGTCAATGTTCCATGCCGGCCTTTACACTCAGGGCGGAGAAGCCGCGGTCCAGCTATTATCGTCTGGAGCCGCACCTGCGCGAGGGTGGGCTGACCTACGATCTGATGGGATATACCCGTGAACAGTTGATCGGGGATGTCGTCGATCACTTCGAAGCGCACCTCCAATATCTGCACATGCGACGTGAACTCAGCAGCCGTACACCCGGGGAGGAAGGCGAGCCAGGTCCCGCCTGA